One Capra hircus breed San Clemente chromosome 27, ASM170441v1, whole genome shotgun sequence DNA window includes the following coding sequences:
- the LOC100861170 gene encoding LOW QUALITY PROTEIN: beta-defensin 1 (The sequence of the model RefSeq protein was modified relative to this genomic sequence to represent the inferred CDS: substituted 1 base at 1 genomic stop codon), which produces MRLHHLLLVLFFVVLSAGSGFTQGIRSRRSCHRNKGVCALTRCPRNMRQIGTCFGPPVKCCRKKXQKAKTWPGPMRSQKLRP; this is translated from the exons ATGAGGCTCCATCACCTGCTCCTCGTGCTCTTCTTCGTGGTCCTGTCTGCTGGGTCAG GATTTACTCAAGGAATAAGAAGTCGTCGAAGCTGCCATAGGAATAAAGGCGTCTGTGCGCTGACCAGGTGCCCTAGAAACATGAGACAGATTGGCACCTGTTTCGGGCCCCCAGTAAAATGCTGCAGAAAGAAGTAACAGAAGGCGAAGACGTGGCCAGGACCGATGCGGAGTCAGAAACTGCGCCCTTAG